The following are encoded together in the Arthrobacter sp. Y-9 genome:
- the pepN gene encoding aminopeptidase N encodes MQNQNLKRLEAQDRSAAVKTLSYDVTLDVRDAENPDVAWFPSESVITFEASPGGSTFLDFIGDSVQAVFLNGKKLPVDEVVEGSRIRLDGLRELNQVTVLARALYSRSGEGLHRYVDPADGKTYLYTQYEPADARRVFANFEQPDLKARYTFHVTAPAHWHVASNGAETARTPLASDPRAARWDFAETLPLSTYITAVLAGPYFTAEDSWTGTDADGEPLVVPLALYCRASLADSFDTETLFAQTKRGLDFFSELFDYPYPWGKYDQAFVPEYNLGAMENPGLVTFTEEYVFASKATQAQYEQRANTLLHEMAHMWFGDLVTMQWWDDLWLKESFADFMGTLGVDRASDFTTSWVNFANQRKAWAYVQDQLPTTHPVVADIPDLEAAKQNFDGITYAKGAAVLKQLVAYVGFDAFVEGARSYFKRHEFGNTTLADLLHELDAASGKELASWSQAWLETSGISTLRLEIQDDDGVITAAGIVQDAIDPITGAAALRPHRLRLGLYEPDATGRLVRTEVLDLDVDGAETEVEALTGRARPALALLNDDDLSYAKIRLDDVSYETVTGQLDLLDDPMARALAWNAVWSATRDGQRPAEEYLRMAMRFAHTENTIGVLQSVLSNAVFAVNHYVPADGRDALRDELTRTAVARLQDAEPGSDAQLAWARCVMALSLHSGEALHLITGLLGGGRQVDGLVLDTKLRWAALQALAAHGRLDRPALDAELAREDNADARAGHALAVAARPTAEAKAEAWAACGPDTELSNRNFSATIAGFMTGSGKLLAPYVEPYFERLTSVWGSMSIGMASRLVLGFFPDAQDLAPGQAPAEHPVVVQCDQWLAAHEDAPRALRRLILEERDKLVRSLRAQAAGSQA; translated from the coding sequence AGACCCTCAGCTATGACGTGACCCTGGACGTCCGCGACGCCGAGAATCCCGACGTCGCCTGGTTCCCCAGCGAAAGCGTCATCACCTTCGAGGCGAGCCCCGGCGGCTCCACGTTCCTGGACTTCATCGGGGACAGCGTTCAGGCCGTCTTCCTGAACGGCAAGAAGCTGCCCGTGGACGAGGTGGTCGAGGGCAGCCGGATCCGCCTGGACGGCCTCCGGGAGCTCAACCAGGTGACGGTCCTGGCCCGCGCACTCTACAGCCGCTCCGGCGAAGGTCTGCACCGTTACGTGGACCCCGCGGACGGCAAGACCTACCTGTACACCCAGTACGAACCCGCCGATGCACGGCGCGTGTTCGCGAACTTCGAGCAGCCCGATCTGAAGGCCCGTTACACTTTCCACGTCACGGCCCCGGCACACTGGCACGTCGCGTCGAACGGTGCCGAGACGGCCCGCACCCCGCTGGCCAGTGACCCACGGGCCGCACGCTGGGACTTCGCAGAAACCCTCCCCCTGAGCACCTACATCACCGCCGTGCTCGCGGGGCCGTACTTCACGGCCGAGGACAGCTGGACCGGCACGGATGCCGACGGCGAACCACTCGTGGTTCCGCTCGCGCTGTACTGCCGCGCCTCCCTGGCGGACTCCTTCGACACGGAGACGCTGTTCGCCCAGACCAAGCGCGGCCTGGACTTCTTCTCCGAGCTTTTCGACTACCCCTACCCCTGGGGGAAGTACGACCAGGCGTTCGTGCCCGAGTACAACCTCGGTGCCATGGAGAACCCCGGCCTGGTCACGTTCACCGAAGAGTACGTCTTCGCGTCGAAGGCCACGCAGGCCCAGTACGAGCAGCGCGCCAACACCCTGCTCCACGAGATGGCGCACATGTGGTTCGGCGACCTCGTGACCATGCAGTGGTGGGACGATCTGTGGCTCAAGGAGTCCTTCGCGGACTTCATGGGCACCCTCGGCGTCGACCGTGCGAGTGACTTCACGACCTCCTGGGTGAACTTCGCCAACCAGCGCAAGGCCTGGGCCTATGTCCAGGATCAGCTGCCCACCACGCACCCCGTGGTCGCGGACATCCCCGATCTGGAAGCCGCCAAGCAGAACTTCGACGGCATCACCTACGCCAAGGGCGCCGCAGTGCTCAAGCAGCTGGTGGCGTATGTGGGCTTCGACGCCTTCGTCGAAGGCGCCCGCAGCTACTTCAAGCGTCACGAGTTCGGCAACACCACGCTGGCCGATCTGCTCCACGAACTGGACGCCGCGTCCGGCAAGGAACTCGCGTCCTGGTCTCAGGCGTGGCTGGAGACCTCCGGCATCTCGACGCTGCGTCTCGAGATCCAGGACGACGACGGCGTCATCACCGCCGCGGGCATCGTCCAGGACGCGATCGACCCGATCACCGGAGCCGCCGCGCTGCGCCCGCACCGTCTGCGTCTCGGCCTGTACGAGCCGGACGCCACGGGACGCCTGGTCCGCACCGAGGTGCTGGACCTGGACGTCGACGGCGCCGAAACGGAGGTCGAGGCCCTGACCGGCCGCGCCCGGCCCGCGCTGGCCCTGCTGAACGACGACGACCTGAGCTACGCCAAGATCCGCCTGGACGACGTCTCCTACGAGACCGTCACCGGGCAGCTCGACCTCCTGGATGACCCCATGGCACGGGCGCTGGCCTGGAACGCCGTGTGGAGCGCCACCAGGGACGGCCAGCGACCGGCCGAGGAGTACCTCCGCATGGCGATGCGCTTCGCTCACACGGAGAACACGATCGGCGTCCTTCAGTCGGTGCTGAGCAACGCCGTCTTCGCGGTCAACCACTACGTGCCGGCCGATGGCCGCGACGCGCTGCGGGACGAACTGACGCGGACCGCCGTCGCGCGCCTCCAGGACGCCGAACCCGGCTCGGATGCTCAGCTCGCGTGGGCGCGGTGCGTCATGGCACTCAGCCTGCACAGCGGCGAGGCCCTTCACTTGATCACCGGCCTGCTGGGCGGTGGCCGCCAGGTGGACGGGCTGGTCCTCGACACCAAGCTCCGCTGGGCCGCCCTCCAGGCCCTGGCCGCTCATGGGCGACTGGACCGGCCCGCCCTCGACGCGGAACTGGCCCGCGAAGACAACGCGGACGCCCGCGCCGGGCACGCCCTGGCCGTCGCGGCCCGGCCCACCGCCGAGGCCAAGGCCGAGGCCTGGGCCGCGTGCGGCCCGGACACCGAGCTCTCCAACCGCAACTTCAGCGCGACGATCGCCGGCTTCATGACCGGTTCCGGCAAGCTCCTGGCACCGTATGTGGAGCCGTACTTCGAGCGTCTGACGAGCGTGTGGGGTTCGATGAGCATCGGCATGGCGAGCCGCCTGGTCCTCGGGTTCTTCCCGGATGCCCAGGATCTGGCCCCCGGTCAGGCACCGGCCGAGCACCCCGTGGTCGTGCAGTGCGACCAGTGGCTCGCCGCTCACGAGGACGCACCGCGCGCACTCCGCCGCCTCATCCTCGAGGAGCGGGACAAGCTGGTGCGTTCCCTGAGGGCCCAGGCGGCGGGCTCGCAGGCCTGA
- a CDS encoding peptidase E, translating to MRGTIVTLGGGGFSMSEDGASLIDDQILALSGSSRPKVCFVPTASGDDGGYIRRFEDAFRGRVTTSVLSLFCRDPWGYTDPAMLLDQDVVYVGGGSTVNLLELWRRHDVSELMAQAAAQGAVLAGISAGMNCWYEASSTDSFGPLAPLSDGLGLLRGSACPHYRGEPGRRERYLGWVAEGSLPSGYAVDDYAALLFRDGELSGGFAERPGSQAFRVELDAGSAVEREIPLQLLS from the coding sequence ATGAGGGGCACCATCGTGACGCTCGGCGGTGGCGGGTTCTCCATGTCCGAGGACGGCGCCTCGCTGATCGATGATCAGATCCTCGCCCTGAGCGGCTCGTCCCGGCCGAAAGTCTGCTTCGTGCCGACCGCGAGCGGCGACGACGGCGGCTACATCCGGCGCTTCGAGGACGCCTTCCGCGGGCGCGTGACGACGTCCGTGCTCTCGCTCTTCTGCCGGGACCCGTGGGGTTACACCGACCCGGCCATGCTCCTCGACCAGGACGTGGTCTATGTGGGTGGCGGTTCCACCGTGAACCTGCTGGAACTGTGGAGACGACACGACGTCTCGGAGCTGATGGCGCAGGCCGCGGCGCAAGGCGCCGTGCTGGCCGGCATCAGTGCCGGGATGAACTGCTGGTACGAGGCCTCGTCAACCGACTCCTTCGGCCCTCTGGCGCCCCTGAGCGATGGGCTCGGCCTGCTGCGCGGGAGCGCCTGCCCGCACTACCGCGGCGAGCCGGGACGCCGTGAGCGGTACCTGGGCTGGGTCGCTGAGGGGTCCCTGCCCTCGGGCTACGCGGTCGACGACTACGCCGCCCTGCTCTTCCGGGACGGCGAGCTGAGTGGCGGCTTCGCGGAGCGCCCGGGCAGCCAGGCCTTCCGCGTGGAGCTCGACGCCGGTTCCGCCGTCGAACGCGAGATCCCGTTGCAGCTGCTCAGCTGA
- a CDS encoding lipoate--protein ligase family protein, producing the protein MPKRHGEFKVPGGKLVVADLEVSDGKLADVSISGDFFLEPDEALDAINAALEGSPADSPSSVLAGRIKDALPVNAQLFGFSPESVATAVRRALGLASTWRDHEWEVIGPGVLPTEVNVALDEVLTRAVGAGERRPALRFWDWEETAVVIGSFQSYRNELNPEGVARHHVNVVRRISGGGAMFMEGGNCITYSLYLPQSLVDGQSFEASYAFLDAWVIEALERVGVKARYVPLNDIATDQGKIGGAAQKRLANGGMLHHVTMSYDIDADKMVEVLRIGQEKLSDKGTRSAKKRVDPLKRQAGLDRLAIIDVMMDVFAERYGAVRAELSDAELAAARELAASKFSTPEWLHRVP; encoded by the coding sequence ATGCCGAAGCGTCATGGTGAGTTCAAGGTTCCCGGAGGAAAACTGGTCGTCGCGGACCTGGAGGTGAGCGACGGAAAACTGGCGGACGTCTCCATCAGCGGTGACTTCTTCCTGGAGCCGGATGAGGCCCTGGACGCCATCAACGCCGCCCTGGAGGGCTCGCCCGCGGACTCTCCCTCCAGCGTCCTCGCGGGCCGGATCAAAGACGCGCTGCCGGTCAACGCGCAGCTCTTCGGGTTCAGCCCGGAATCGGTCGCCACGGCCGTCCGGCGAGCCCTGGGCCTGGCCAGCACCTGGCGGGATCACGAGTGGGAGGTGATCGGCCCCGGCGTCCTGCCCACCGAGGTGAACGTCGCCCTCGACGAAGTGCTCACCCGGGCCGTCGGGGCTGGGGAGCGCCGTCCCGCGCTGCGCTTCTGGGACTGGGAGGAGACCGCCGTCGTCATCGGCAGCTTCCAGTCGTACCGCAATGAGCTGAACCCCGAGGGCGTCGCCCGTCACCACGTCAACGTGGTGCGCCGCATCAGCGGCGGCGGGGCGATGTTCATGGAGGGCGGCAACTGCATCACCTACTCCCTGTACCTGCCGCAGAGCCTCGTGGACGGCCAGAGTTTCGAAGCGTCGTATGCCTTCCTGGACGCCTGGGTCATCGAGGCGCTCGAACGGGTGGGCGTGAAAGCCCGCTACGTCCCTCTCAACGACATCGCCACGGACCAGGGCAAGATCGGCGGGGCGGCCCAGAAGAGGCTCGCCAACGGCGGCATGCTGCACCACGTGACCATGAGCTACGACATCGACGCTGACAAGATGGTGGAGGTCCTGCGGATCGGGCAGGAGAAGCTCTCGGACAAGGGCACCCGGAGCGCGAAGAAGCGTGTGGATCCACTGAAGCGTCAGGCGGGCCTGGACCGGCTGGCGATCATCGACGTGATGATGGACGTCTTCGCCGAACGCTACGGCGCCGTGCGCGCCGAACTCAGCGACGCCGAGCTGGCGGCCGCACGCGAGCTCGCCGCGAGCAAGTTCTCCACGCCCGAGTGGCTGCACCGCGTGCCATGA
- a CDS encoding type B 50S ribosomal protein L31, translated as MKSDIHPKYQAIVFNDLASGVKFLTRSTATSSKTIEWEDGNTYPVIDVEVSSESHPFYTGKQRIMDSAGRVERFNARFKGFGKK; from the coding sequence ATGAAGTCTGATATCCACCCGAAGTACCAGGCCATCGTTTTCAACGATCTGGCTTCCGGCGTCAAGTTCCTGACCCGCTCCACCGCGACCTCCTCGAAGACCATCGAGTGGGAAGACGGCAACACCTACCCCGTCATCGACGTGGAAGTCTCCTCTGAGTCGCACCCGTTCTACACGGGCAAGCAGCGCATCATGGACTCCGCCGGCCGCGTGGAGCGCTTCAACGCTCGCTTCAAGGGCTTCGGCAAGAAGTAA
- the arr gene encoding NAD(+)--rifampin ADP-ribosyltransferase: MSEALDEGPFYHGTKADLKAGDLLTAGFRSNYKPEIVMNHIYFTALRDGAGLAAELAAGEGEPRVYLVEPTGDFENDPNVTDKKFPGNPTRSYRSAEPLRILGEVTDWTRLTPEALQGWRDRLAAIRADERAEIIN; the protein is encoded by the coding sequence ATGAGCGAAGCACTGGATGAGGGGCCGTTCTACCACGGCACCAAGGCCGATCTGAAGGCCGGAGATCTTCTCACGGCGGGGTTCCGGTCCAATTACAAGCCGGAGATCGTGATGAACCACATCTACTTCACCGCGCTGCGGGACGGGGCTGGGCTGGCCGCCGAACTCGCCGCGGGTGAGGGCGAACCGCGGGTGTATCTCGTGGAACCGACCGGCGACTTCGAGAACGATCCGAACGTCACGGACAAGAAGTTCCCCGGCAACCCCACCCGCTCGTACCGCAGCGCGGAGCCCCTCCGGATCCTCGGCGAAGTGACCGATTGGACGCGCCTGACGCCGGAGGCGCTTCAGGGCTGGCGCGACCGGCTCGCGGCGATCCGCGCGGACGAGCGTGCGGAGATCATCAACTGA
- a CDS encoding RNA methyltransferase: protein MPFIALENASDPRIADYRNLTDVQLRLKTEPERGLYIAESSRVVRRAIAAGHRPRSFFLTEKWIKDLADVLEQFPDVPAYVGESAVLEEITGFHLHRGALAAMERPAPRALREVLDGARRVAVLEDITDHTNLGAMFRSAAGLGIDAVLVTPRCADPLYRRSIRVSMGTVFQVPWARLDSWPEGIGELQAAGFTVAAMELTPESLTIDALAARSPERLALILGTEGAGVTAEALEAADVAVEIPMRPGVDSLNVAAASAVAFWELRAR, encoded by the coding sequence GTGCCCTTCATCGCCCTTGAGAACGCCTCCGATCCCCGGATCGCCGACTACCGCAACCTCACCGACGTCCAGCTGCGCCTGAAGACCGAACCCGAGCGTGGCCTCTACATCGCCGAGTCGTCCCGCGTGGTGCGGCGGGCCATCGCCGCAGGTCACCGGCCCCGGTCCTTCTTCCTCACGGAGAAGTGGATCAAGGATCTCGCCGACGTCCTCGAACAGTTCCCCGACGTCCCGGCGTACGTGGGGGAGTCCGCGGTCCTGGAGGAGATCACCGGCTTCCACCTCCACCGGGGCGCCCTGGCCGCCATGGAGCGGCCCGCGCCTCGTGCGCTGCGGGAGGTGCTCGACGGCGCGCGGCGGGTCGCCGTGCTGGAGGACATCACGGACCACACCAATCTCGGGGCCATGTTCCGCAGCGCCGCCGGCCTGGGCATCGACGCGGTGCTGGTGACGCCACGGTGCGCCGACCCGCTGTACCGCCGGTCGATCCGCGTGAGCATGGGCACGGTCTTCCAGGTGCCGTGGGCCCGGTTGGACTCCTGGCCCGAGGGGATCGGGGAGCTGCAGGCGGCGGGCTTCACGGTGGCGGCCATGGAGCTCACCCCGGAGTCCCTGACCATCGACGCCCTCGCGGCGCGCAGCCCGGAACGGCTCGCCCTGATCCTCGGGACCGAGGGGGCCGGCGTGACGGCCGAGGCCCTCGAGGCCGCCGACGTCGCGGTGGAGATCCCCATGCGGCCCGGTGTGGACTCGCTCAACGTGGCGGCGGCGTCCGCCGTCGCGTTCTGGGAGCTGCGGGCGCGCTGA
- a CDS encoding sulfite exporter TauE/SafE family protein has product MEWLHGALIFLAGIWAGTINTVVGSGTLVTFPVLVALGTAPVTASISNAMGLIAGNVSGALGYRKQLQGRWRSLATLMPASLLGGVTGAYLLLHLPEEVFQYVAPVLIVCALLLVVFQPRLQRWVRNREQVPGNALKDKNHGVLLLILVFLAGVYGGYFVAAQGVLLVGILGVFMTGTMQQANAMKNFLVLAVNVVAAVSYLLFAFDRISWPVVALIAVSSLIGGLLGAKIGQKLKPVVLRTVIVVLGLVALAVMLGKLLA; this is encoded by the coding sequence ATGGAGTGGCTGCACGGCGCGCTGATCTTCCTCGCGGGCATCTGGGCCGGGACCATCAACACGGTGGTGGGCTCGGGCACTCTCGTGACCTTCCCCGTGCTGGTCGCGCTGGGAACGGCTCCCGTGACGGCGTCCATCAGCAACGCCATGGGCCTGATCGCCGGCAACGTCTCCGGCGCCCTCGGGTACCGCAAGCAGCTGCAGGGCCGCTGGCGGTCGCTGGCCACTCTGATGCCGGCCTCACTGCTCGGCGGGGTCACCGGCGCCTACCTCCTGCTGCACCTCCCGGAGGAGGTGTTCCAGTACGTCGCCCCGGTGCTGATCGTGTGCGCACTCCTCCTGGTGGTCTTCCAGCCCCGGCTGCAGCGCTGGGTCCGGAACCGCGAGCAGGTCCCCGGCAATGCCCTCAAGGACAAGAACCACGGAGTCCTGCTCCTGATCCTGGTGTTCCTGGCGGGCGTCTACGGAGGCTACTTCGTGGCCGCGCAGGGCGTGCTGCTGGTGGGCATCCTCGGGGTCTTCATGACCGGCACCATGCAGCAGGCCAACGCGATGAAGAACTTCCTCGTCCTCGCGGTCAACGTCGTCGCGGCGGTCTCCTATCTGCTGTTCGCCTTCGACCGGATCAGTTGGCCCGTGGTCGCGCTCATCGCGGTCTCGTCCCTGATCGGCGGTCTGCTGGGCGCGAAGATCGGGCAGAAGCTCAAGCCCGTGGTGCTCCGCACCGTGATCGTGGTGCTGGGCCTCGTGGCCCTGGCCGTGATGCTGGGCAAGCTGCTGGCATAA
- a CDS encoding ABC transporter ATP-binding protein, which translates to MSEVLQLSHVSVRRGRKTLLNDVSWQVNDGERWVVLGPNGAGKTTLLQLAGARMHPSDGAVDILDERLGRVDVFELRPRIGLSSAALANHIPEDETVLNVVVTAAYGVTGRWREGYERADERRAFRLLNAWGMGPLLNRQFATLSEGERKRTQIARALMTDPELLLLDEPGAGLDLGGREELVAELSKLAADPMSPVTILVTHHLEEVPPSFTHALLLRDGEVVTAGPIADVLTEEHLSATFGLPLTVRHDAGRYTARARA; encoded by the coding sequence ATGAGTGAAGTCCTCCAGTTGAGCCATGTCTCGGTGCGCCGGGGCCGGAAAACACTTCTGAACGATGTTTCCTGGCAGGTCAACGACGGCGAGCGGTGGGTGGTGCTCGGCCCGAACGGCGCGGGCAAGACCACGCTGCTCCAGCTGGCGGGTGCGCGGATGCACCCGAGCGACGGCGCCGTGGACATCCTCGACGAGCGCCTCGGACGCGTGGACGTCTTCGAACTGCGCCCCCGGATCGGACTCTCCTCGGCCGCCCTGGCCAACCACATCCCGGAGGACGAGACCGTCCTGAACGTGGTGGTCACCGCCGCCTACGGCGTGACCGGCCGCTGGCGTGAGGGCTACGAACGGGCCGATGAGCGCCGCGCCTTCCGGCTCCTGAACGCCTGGGGCATGGGGCCCCTTCTCAACCGGCAGTTCGCCACGCTGAGCGAAGGCGAACGGAAGCGCACCCAGATCGCGCGCGCCCTCATGACCGACCCCGAGCTGCTCCTCCTCGACGAGCCCGGCGCCGGCCTGGATCTCGGCGGACGCGAGGAGCTCGTCGCCGAGCTGTCCAAGCTCGCCGCCGACCCGATGTCCCCGGTGACCATCCTGGTGACGCATCACCTGGAGGAGGTCCCGCCGTCGTTCACGCACGCTCTGCTGCTGCGTGATGGCGAGGTGGTGACCGCCGGTCCGATCGCCGACGTGCTGACTGAGGAACACCTCAGCGCCACCTTCGGCCTGCCGCTGACCGTCAGGCACGACGCCGGACGGTACACCGCCCGCGCCCGCGCCTAG
- the serB gene encoding phosphoserine phosphatase SerB: MQSHFSALAYAPELSASALQEASAVLARHGAVDGEWRPLGAEGFQAAELTVVAPADADAASVVPEQWLVSAREALAEAGLSIDVAVVPSALRQAERKFLIMDVDSTLIQQEVIELIAAHAGKEAEVAAVTEAAMRGELDFAASLHQRVAQLAGLPETVFDEVRQAVRLSVGAQRLVDAFHGAGHRVAVVSGGFNQILGPLAEELGLDFWLANDLEVQDGLLTGRVTGDVVDRATKASRLREWAQASGVPLEAAIAVGDGANDLDMLATAGLGVAFNAKPAVQAAADAAINVPNLDAVAVLAGVPLA; this comes from the coding sequence ATGCAGTCACACTTCTCCGCCCTCGCCTATGCCCCGGAACTGTCCGCCTCAGCCTTGCAGGAGGCGTCCGCCGTCCTCGCACGGCACGGAGCGGTGGACGGCGAGTGGCGGCCCCTCGGCGCGGAGGGGTTTCAGGCGGCCGAACTGACCGTGGTGGCCCCGGCCGACGCGGACGCCGCCTCGGTCGTGCCGGAGCAGTGGCTCGTCTCGGCCCGTGAGGCGCTGGCCGAGGCCGGCCTGAGCATCGACGTGGCCGTCGTGCCCTCCGCGCTCCGCCAGGCCGAGCGGAAATTCCTCATCATGGACGTCGACTCGACCCTCATCCAGCAGGAGGTCATCGAGCTGATCGCCGCCCACGCCGGCAAGGAGGCCGAAGTGGCCGCGGTGACCGAGGCGGCCATGCGAGGCGAGCTCGACTTCGCGGCGAGTCTCCACCAGCGCGTGGCTCAGCTGGCCGGCCTGCCCGAGACCGTCTTCGACGAGGTCCGCCAGGCCGTGCGGCTCAGCGTGGGGGCGCAGCGTCTCGTGGACGCCTTCCATGGCGCCGGGCACCGGGTGGCCGTGGTCTCGGGCGGCTTCAACCAGATCCTGGGGCCGCTGGCCGAAGAACTGGGTCTCGACTTCTGGCTTGCCAACGACCTGGAGGTCCAGGACGGCCTGCTGACCGGCCGTGTCACCGGCGACGTGGTGGACCGCGCCACGAAGGCCAGCCGCCTCCGCGAGTGGGCCCAGGCCTCCGGCGTGCCGCTCGAGGCCGCGATCGCGGTCGGCGACGGCGCCAACGACCTGGACATGCTCGCGACGGCGGGCCTCGGCGTCGCGTTCAACGCGAAGCCCGCGGTGCAGGCCGCCGCGGACGCCGCCATCAACGTCCCGAACCTGGACGCCGTGGCGGTCCTGGCGGGCGTGCCGCTGGCCTGA